AAAAAGAAgtgaaaaacatggcatgtgtgGGCGAGGGACTAATTACCTGTAGATATAAGCCCGTAAGAGAGAACGGGTCACGATTTTCATAGGCTTGGCTACTCCTCTGCCTATTAACTAAGATATGCCTCCCAGCGAAATGCCAACGTCAACACTGCCGGTCCTGCCAAATGCATGATCGATTCAAAGAAAAAAGTCGCTACCTGATGCAGCAGGACGTTAACGAATTGCGGATATCATCTGAAAAAGTCAGGGAGCAGGCAACCAAATGACTTACCTCACTGTACTGATAGACAGAAGATTCACATGATTTAACTCAAAAGTAAAAAGTGCACGGTGGCTACCCTTTACCAGTTCGTTCCCACCTTGGTACGGAAGCATTCCACGGATTAATTCATGTATGCTAGTTCCATATAAAATGGTGACCAAGTAAACATTGGAAACATGAGGATCGGAGTTGACTCTTTCTATCCTTATGTAAGCACAAACGCACGGATTGACCATTTGATCCATTATTGTTGTTTACACAACTATCATAGTCCACCGTCAGCTAACGTGATTACTGGTGGCCAGGAATGTCATAATCAccattacaaaataaattatctcTCCATATCAACAATTAACAAACCACGTTGTCCAAAAGGACTCATGGGCCTGTGTTAAAATTTAGATAAATATATATCCTAATTACTAGGCATAACCCCATTTTATGGTTTACTTCCTAATATTCTAGAAGTAATTTTAAAGGATAATTGCAATGGATTTTTTAGTGTCATGCGTGTGAAAATATTAAAAGCAAGGTTGTTGGTTTGCAAAAGTTGATATGTCAATAAGATAATTGCGTTGTTTACTCTGCAAGTTCCAGCAGCCGGAGACTGTTTCTTCTTTGTAGGTTGAACTTGGACTTCTTCAGTCATTAGCACGTTCCCGTCGCCACACTTGCCGCTGTGGCAGCCTATATAAACACACCATCCCCATACCCCAAGCATCAACAGAGACACACAAATTGAACAAGAAGCTCTATAGCTGAGTTCGAAGAGCACAAACATAAAAGCAAGTGGAATACTAATCCAGATGGCTCCCACCACCTACTTTCTCCTTGTTTCTTTTCTGGCATTGGTCACTTCTCAGGCCATTGCTTCTGACCCTAGCCCGCTCCAGGACTTTTGTGTAGCCGACATACACTCTCCAGGTATGCATGCACTCACTTTAAGTCATGCTATATATTCTTGTAGTAAATTGAGGATCGAATAATAATCATTTGTCACAACAAACATTCTAATTAATGTTTATGTGTGTCCTAATGTTTCTGATCTCTATATACCTATTTTCCTTCGTCTTTGTATATGCAGTGAAGGTGAATGGATTTGTTTGCAAGGACCCTATGGCCGTGAACGTGGATGACTTTTTCAAGGCAGCAAACCTTGACAAGCCTAGGGATACTATGAAAAGCAAGGTCGGATCCAATGTCACTTTGATCAATGTCATGCAGTTGCCTGGACTCAACACCCTGGGCATCTCACTGGCTCGCATTGACTACGCACCATTAGGTCAGAATCCGCCACACACCCACCCACGTGCCACAGAGATTCTCACCGTGCTTGAGGGTACACTCTATGTTGGATTTGTCACCTCCAACACAGACAACGGTAACAAGCTATTCACAAAGGTTCTCAACAAGGGTGACGTGTTTGTGTTCCCCCAAGGGCTCATACACTTCCAATTCAACCCAGTCCATGACAAGCCAGCTGTCGCGATCGCTGCACTAAGCAGCCAGAACCCTGGGGCTATTACTATTGCCAACGCGGTCTTTGGATCAAAACCACCCATCTCAGATGATGTCTTGGCCAAAGCTTTCCAGGTGCAAAAGGGAACAATTGATTGGCTCCAAGCTCAATTCTGGGAGAACAACCACAACTAAGTAAATTGAGACTCACTTCATTGTTCGAAGATAGGTTTATACATGTATTTTGCATACTCCCGTGTGTATTCAATTACGACATTCTAAGCTGATATGATAGAATAAATGGGAAGTTTATGTAACCAATCACTGTTTTTGTGTATCTGCTACAAGATATACCACCATGTTCTTTTTGAATATTTGAATTGAAGTACGTGAGGATCCTACATAATTTTCTCGATCACGCAAAAGGTTTACGTGTCTTATATTAAAGTAGAGAAAACAGTTTGATACAATACGCCTTAGCAGTGCCCTAGAGGTCACAAGAGTTTTATATGGATGCTGAAAACCTCCGTAGTGTACTCAAAGGTATATTGTTACATTGGACACTGATTAACCCAAATTGCGGTACTGACTAGGAGGCATATGGCCGGAGCGCTGATCGACAGTGGTGCCGCTTGCGCGGACCCACGTCGTGGTCCAGTGGGAACAACTCACGTAGCGCCTGCATATTGTTGGGGTCACCGCTGAAGATTTATCTATACGCCTTCATGGCTGATGTGGACGGAAAGGTCATCCGCTAGTTAGACTCAGAGCTTCACGAGAAGGTGTTCACCTTGCTTGAACGCCGGGATATAAGATATGTTCTGCGCCGCTATCTGCTTGCTCCTTTTGAGGAGCATGGGCGGTGCAATGTCTGCCATGGGTCGCATAATCGTGAAGCAGTTTCAGGAGTGGCGGCTGCCTCACTTTTGTAACTCACTCGGTAAATTGGACATGATTTATTGAATATTTTTGTATATGATATGCTGTTACATATATAAACTATATTTCTGGATGGTAATATGGAGATGAATATTGCATGGAGCCGTCGAAATTACTAAGCTAAAC
This window of the Sorghum bicolor cultivar BTx623 chromosome 7, Sorghum_bicolor_NCBIv3, whole genome shotgun sequence genome carries:
- the LOC110436833 gene encoding germin-like protein 12-2 — translated: MAPTTYFLLVSFLALVTSQAIASDPSPLQDFCVADIHSPVKVNGFVCKDPMAVNVDDFFKAANLDKPRDTMKSKVGSNVTLINVMQLPGLNTLGISLARIDYAPLGQNPPHTHPRATEILTVLEGTLYVGFVTSNTDNGNKLFTKVLNKGDVFVFPQGLIHFQFNPVHDKPAVAIAALSSQNPGAITIANAVFGSKPPISDDVLAKAFQVQKGTIDWLQAQFWENNHN